A genomic stretch from Etheostoma cragini isolate CJK2018 chromosome 8, CSU_Ecrag_1.0, whole genome shotgun sequence includes:
- the mapk12a gene encoding mitogen-activated protein kinase 12, translated as MSKRVRPGYYRQEVNKTSWEVPERYRELKQVGTGAYGTVCSAVDSRTGTKVAIKKLYRPFQSELFAKRAYRELRLLKHMKHENVIGLYDVFTADLSLDRFHDFYLVMPFMGTDLGKLMKMQRLSEEKIQYLVYQMLKGLKYIHSAGIIHRDLKPGNLAINQDCELKILDFGLARQADSEMTGYVVTRWYRAPEVILSWMHYTQTVDIWSVGCIMAEMLQGKPLFKGRDHLDQLTEIMKLTGTPTQEFVSKLQSEDAKSYIKSLPKVEKKDLQKVFSTTNPQAVSVLERMLLLDPECRATAADALMLPYFTEFRDPEEETEAQPYDHSLDNTDQTLDQWKRHTFTEILTFKPVVPDSKETAL; from the exons ATGTCTAAGCGAGTCAGACCCGGCTACTACCGCCAGGAAGTCAACAAGACCTCATGGGAAGTACCGGAGCGGTACCGGGAGCTGAAGCAGGTGGGAACCGGGGCGTACGGGACGGTGTG CTCAGCAGTGGACTCCAGAACGGGAACCAAAGTGGCCATCAAGAAGCTGTACAGACCTTTCCAGTCGGAGCTCTTCGCCAAGCGGGCCTACAGGGAGCTGAGGCTTCTCaaacacatgaaacatgaaaat GTGATTGGCCTTTACGATGTGTTTACTGCTGACCTGTCCCTGGACAGATTCCATGACTT TTATCTGGTGATGCCGTTCATGGGGACAGATCTGGGGAAGCTGATGAAGATGCAGAGGCTGTCAGAGGAGAAGATTCAGTATTTGGTTTATCAGATGCTCAAAGGGCTTAAG TATATTCATTCCGCTGGTATAATCCACAGG GATCTCAAACCAGGAAATCTCGCCATCAACCAAGACTGTGAGCTCAAG ATCCTGGACTTTGGCTTGGCGCGGCAGGCAGACAGCGAGATGACGGGGTACGTGGTGACTCGCTGGTACCGAGCCCCAGAGGTGATCCTGAGCTGGATGCACTACACTCAGACGG TGGACATTTGGTCTGTGGGCTGCATCATGGCGGAGATGCTGCAAGGAAAACCTCTTTTTAAAGGCAGAGACC ACCTCGATCAGCTGACTGAGATCATGAAGCTGACAGGAACACCAACTCAGGAATTTGTATCAAAACTCCAATCTGAGGAT GCCAAAAGCTACATCAAAAGCCTTCCAAAAGTGGAAAAGAAAGACCTTCAGAAGGTGTTTTCCACAACTAATCCACAAG CCGTGTCTGTGCTGGAGCGGATGTTACTGCTGGATCCAGAGTGCAGGGCAACCGCTGCGGATGCTCTCATGCTGCCTTACTTCACGGAGTTCAGAGACCCAGAGGAGGAGACGGAGGCGCAGCCGTACGACCACTCGCTAGACAACACAGACCAGACCCTGGACCAGTGGAAAC GTCACACCTTCACAGAGATCTTGACCTTTAAACCAGTCGTGCCAGATTCCAAAGAGACCGCGCTGTAG
- the selenoo1 gene encoding selenoprotein O1 produces the protein MAYLGPRLRQSRIVVPCVSAFRLLGTAGMADMGLAMSRSPLERLDFDNVALKKLPLDSSEEPGVRQVKGACFSLVKPQPLTKPRFVAVSHEALALLGLNGEEVMNDPLGPEYLSGSKVMPGSEPAAHCYCGHQFGQFAGQLGDGAACYLGEVKVPPGQDPKLLHENPSGRWEIQVKGAGLTPFSRTADGRKVLRSSIREFLCSEGMFFLGVPTTRAGSVVTSDSKVVRDVYYSGNPRHERCSVVVRIAPTFLRFGSFEIFKRADEHTGRQGPSYGRDEIRGQMMDYVIEMFYPEIKQNHPDRVERNVAFFKEVVRRTARLVALWQCVGFCHGVLNTDNMSILGLTVDYGPYGFMDRFDPDFICNASDNSGRYSYQAQPAICRWNLVKLAEALAPELPPDRAEAVMDEYLDLYNGFYLDNMRKKLGLLKKDEPEDEILITELLQTMHNTGADFTNTFRSLSQISCPTGGQSEGEDELVKSATDLLLEQCASSEELKAANKPTMDPRELAMLLSMAQSNPALFQMISDQTTIARQLERLSRLKDLMETSQEELKTQQAEEWSRWITRYRKRLAREMEGQSDVQAVQEERVAVMDSTNPRVVLRNYIAQNAIEAAENGDFSEVQRVLKVLEKPFSPQPGLELPARGGGGPATERGERDEGEERLPASASAARHPVPYDSKPPAWAHEICVTUSS, from the exons ATGGCCTATTTAGGACCTCGGCTGAGACAGTCACGCATCGTTGTTCCCTGTGTGTCCGCATTCAGACTGCTCGGTACGGCCGGGATGGCTGACATGGGTCTGGCGATGAGTCGTTCCCCGCTGGAGCGGCTCGACTTCGACAACGTCGCCCTCAAGAAACTTCCCCTGGACTCGTCCGAGGAGCCTGGGGTGCGACAGGTGAAAGGAGCGTGTTTCTCCCTGGTGAAGCCGCAACCGTTGACCAAGCCCCGGTTCGTGGCTGTGTCACACGAAGCCCTGGCGCTGCTGGGGCTCAACGGAGAGGAAGTCATGAACGACCCGTTGGGGCCGGAGTACCTTAGCGGATCCAAAGTCATGCCCGGATCCGAGCCCGCAGCTCACTGCTACTGCGGCCACCAGTTCGGCCAGTTTGCTGGGCAGTTGGGCGACGGGGCAGCATGCTATCTGGGGGAGGTGAAGGTGCCACCCGGCCAAGATCCAAAACTGCTGCATGAAAACCCGAGTGGCCGGTGGGAGATCCAGGTGAAAGGAGCTGGACTGACTCCTTTTTCCAG AACAGCTGATGGGCGTAAGGTCCTGCGCTCCAGCATAAGAGAGTTCCTGTGCAGCGAGGGGATGTTCTTCCTGGGTGTTCCCACCACCAGAGCGGGCTCCGTGGTGACCTCGGACAGCAAGGTGGTACGAGATGTGTACTACAGCGGCAACCCTCGCCACGAGAGGTGCTCTGTGGTCGTCCGAATTGCTCCCACCTTCCTCAG GTTTGGATCCTTTGAGATCTTCAAGCGGGCCGACGAGCACACGGGCCGCCAGGGTCCCAGCTACGGACGTGATGAGATCCGAGGTCAGATGATGGATTACGTCATTGAGATGTTTTACCCTGAGATCAAGCAGAATCACCCAGATAGGGTGGAGAGAAACGTGGCTTTCTTCAAAGAG GTTGTGCGCCGCACGGCTCGACTCGTGGCTCTGTGGCAGTGCGTAGGTTTCTGCCATGGAGTCCTCAACACAGACAACATGAGCATTCTGGGACTCACGGTGGACTATGGTCCATACGGCTTTATGGACAG GTTTGATCCCGACTTCATTTGCAATGCCTCCGACAACTCCGGCCGGTACTCCTACCAGGCCCAGCCGGCTATCTGCAGGTGGAACCTGGTGAAGCTGGCGGAGGCTCTTGCTCCAGAGCTGCCCCCCGACCGGGCTGAAGCCGTCATGGACGAGTATCTGGACCTGTATAACGGCTTCTACCtagacaacatgaggaagaaGCTGGGCTTGTTGAAGAAGGACGAGCCCGAGGACGAGATCCTGATCACTGAGCTGTTGCAGACCATGCACAACACAG GTGCTGACTTCACCAACACCTTCCGTAGCTTGAGTCAGATTTCCTGTCCCACTGGCGGACAAAGCGAGGGAGAAGACGAGCTTGTGAAGAGCGCCACAGACCTCCTGCTGGAGCAGTGTGCCTCCTCAGAGGAGCTCAAGGCCGCCAACAAACCCACCATGGACCCACG TGAGCTGGCAATGCTGCTCTCCATGGCTCAGAGCAACCCAGCGCTGTTCCAGATGATCTCAGACCAGACGACAATCGCAAGGCAGTTAGAGAGACTCAGCAGACTGAAAGACCTGATGGAGACCAGCCAGGAAGAGCTGAAAACCCAACAGGCGGAGGAGTGGAGCCGCTGGATCACACGCTATAG GAAGCGCCTGGCGCGGGAGATGGAGGGCCAGAGTGACGTGCAGGCGGTGCAGGAGGAGAGGGTGGCGGTGATGGACAGCACCAACCCCCGCGTGGTGCTCAGGAACTACATCGCCCAGAATGCAATCGAGGCTGCTGAGAATGGAGATTTCTCTGAG GTCCAGCGAGTCCTCAAGGTCCTGGAGAAACCTTTCTCTCCGCAGCCAGGTCTGGAGCTGCCTGCACGGGGGGGCGGAGGCCCGGCCACCGAACGGGGAGAGAGGGACGAAGGAGAGGAGCGACTGCCAGCGTCTGCATCCGCAGCCAGACATCCTGTTCCCTATGACAGCAAGCCCCCAGCTTGGGCCCATGAAATCTGTGTCACATGATCTTCATAA
- the trabd gene encoding traB domain-containing protein produces the protein MDQDNNSEDESVGPSEDPSEEELPSLPPGLSDGEAMELLWQLRSQRRQASPELPETVSTLTAPDGSILYLVGTAHFSDSSKKDVATTIRAVQPDVVVVELCQYRVSMLKMDENTLLREAKDINLEKVQQAIKQNGLMSGLMQILLLKVSAHITEQLGMAPGGEFREAFKEAGQVPFCKFHLGDRPIPVTFKRAIAALSLWQKARLAWGLCFLSDPISKEDVEKCKQKDLLEQTMLEMIGEFPALHQTIVAERDIYLTHTLRQATRCVETPRNAQKVPAVVVGVVGMGHVPGIERNWEKQLNINEIMSVAPPSRFGWLLRTVIKGVVMGVLGYTCYLAGGSLGRGLLSLPAIQSFLETPQPPPALSQQGHDL, from the exons ATGGACCAGGACAACAATTCAGAG GATGAGTCAGTCGGCCCATCAGAGGACCCTTCAGAAGAGGAACTGCCCAGTCTACCTCCAGGGCTCT CGGATGGTGAAGCAATGGAGCTGCTGTGGCAGTTAAGATCCCAGCGCCGCCAGGCATCTCCTGAGCTCCCAGAGACAGTGAGCACTCTTACTGCCCCAGACGGCAGCATCCTATACCTGGTTGGCACTGCCCACTTCAGTGACAGCAGCAAAAAGGATGTTGCCACG ACGATCCGCGCCGTGCAGCCagatgtggtggtggtggagttGTGCCAGTACAGGGTGTCTATGCTGAAGATGGATGAGAATACACTGCTGAGGGAAGCCAAAGACATCAACCTGGAGAAGGTTCAGCAGGCCATCAAACAG AATGGACTGATGTCTGGCCTCATGCAGATACTCCTGCTCAAAGTTTCAGCTCACATCACAGAGCAACTGGGCATGGCTCCTGGAGGAGAGTTCAGGGAGGCCTTCAAAGAG GCTGGACAAGTGCCGTTCTGTAAATTTCACCTTGGGGACAGGCCGATCCCCGTGACGTTCAAGAGGGCCATCGCAGCTCTCAGTCTGTGGCAGAAGGCCCGTCTGGCGTGGGGTCTCTGCTTTCTGTCAGACCCAATCAG CAAAGAGGACGTGGAGAAGTGCAAACAGAAGGACCTGCTGGAGCAAACCATGTTGGAGATGATCGGCGAGTTTCCTGCTCTACACCAGACCATCGTGGCTGAAAGAGACATCTACCTCACCCATACGCTCCGCCAGGCCACACGCTGTGTGGAGACCCCCCGTAATGCCCAGA AAGTGCCTGCTGTGGTAGTGGGAGTTGTAGGGATGGGTCACGTCCCTGGCATAGAAAGAAACTGGGAGAAGCAGCTCAACATAAATGAAATCATGAG TGTTGCGCCTCCTTCACGTTTTGGCTGGCTGTTGCGCACAGTCATAAAGGGTGTTGTGATGGGAGTGCTGGGATACACCTGCTACCTTGCCGGAGGGAGTTTAGGTAGAGGCCTGCTATCTTTACCTGCAATCCAATCTTTCCTGGAGACTCCGCAGCCACCTCCTGCTCTAAGCCAACAGGGACACGACCTTTGA
- the panx2 gene encoding pannexin-2, producing MQNILDQNLDMATALLAGEKLKELILPGSSQDERGGLLSGLMVQLKLELPFDRVVTIGTVIIPILLVTLVFTRNFAEESIYCYTPHNFTRDQALYARGYCWTELRDAAPGLESHLWPSLFEHKFLPYALLAFAGIMYIPALGWEFLASTRLTSELNFLLQEIDNCYHRAAEGRAPKIEKQIQSKGPGITERERREIIENAEKEKSPEQNLFEKYLERRGQSNFLAKLYLGRHLAIVCLSSIPISYLSAYYARQRQNEFTCALGEPPDTSSYQELKLRVNCKLPAVQLQRIMAAVDIALLCTMNLIILINLLHLFVVRKSNFVFDKLHKVGIKTRRRWQKSQFCDINILAMFCNENRDHIKSLNRLDFITNESDLMYDNVVRQLLAALAQSNHDATPTVRDSGIQTIDAHMDPSDLGVGEMGGEPLVIKRPRKKMKWIPSSNPLPQSFKEPLTQTRVENNGKPEKPKPVRRKALADSFTAPLLDTKSTQYPAIKNMSGMEKKHTRNFSLDVHPYMLTIRKPKVEATTAEPLPSKHNMDTVYLEGTHTIVHVSGAVTETKICSPQSTNTAFSTVTLPTTAYVNGVSPNPPSSEDALSPKSSPPPPISPREPPTQTENPECQPPPLTRAATHQLLSLHHTLFEEEEDEENRRDRLAERPGELIAAGEC from the exons ATGCAGAACATCCTCGATCAAAACCTAGACATGGCTACGGCTTTACTCGCCGGCGAGAAGCTGAAGGAGCTGATCCTGCCCGGCTCCTCTCAGGATGAGAGGGGCGGATTACTGTCTGGCCTCATGGTGCAGCTCAAACTGGAGCTGCCCTTTGATCGTGTTGTCACTATAGGGACGGTCATCATCCCCATCCTGCTGGTCACTCTAGTCTTCACAAGGAACTTTGCAG AGGAGTCCATATACTGTTACACACCACACAACTTCACCAGAGACCAGGCACTGTATGCAAGAGGCTACTGCTGGACAGAGCTGCGGGATGCTGCACCTGGTCTGGAGTCTCACCTTTGGCCTTCACTATTTGAACACAAGTTCCTGCCCTATGCCCTGCTGGCCTTTGCTGGAATCATGTACATTCCTGCTCTGGGCTGGGAGTTCCTTGCCTCTACACGGCTCACTTCAGAGCTCAATTTCCTGCTTCAAGAGATTGATAACTGCTATCATCGAGCTGCTGAGGGCAGAGCCCCAAAGATCGAGAAGCAGATTCAATCCAAAGGACCTGGCataactgagagagagagaagagagattaTTGAGAAtgcagagaaggagaaaagtCCAGAGCAGAACCTGTTTGAGAAATATTTGGAGAGACGAGGCCAAAGTAACTTTCTGGCAAAGCTTTACCTGGGACGCCACCTGGCTATTGTCTGCCTCAGTTCCATCCCCATTTCCTACCTGAGCGCCTACTACGCCCGCCAGAGGCAGAATGAGTTCACCTGTGCGCTGGGTGAGCCACCAGACACTAGCAGCTATCAAGAGCTGAAGCTCAGGGTCAATTGTAAGCTGCCTGCTGTGCAGCTGCAGCGCATCATGGCAGCAGTAGACATCGCTCTGCTTTGCACCATGAACCTCATCATCCTGATTAATTTGCTGCACTTGTTTGTGGTGCGCAAGTCCaactttgtttttgacaaactacacaAAGTTGGTATCAAAACCCGGCGACGCTGGCAAAAGTCTCAGTTCTGCGACATCAACATCCTGGCCATGTTCTGCAACGAGAACAGGGACCACATCAAGTCGCTCAACCGGCTGGACTTCATCACCAATGAGAGTGACCTCATGTATGACAATGTGGTCAGGCAGCTGCTGGCTGCGCTTGCACAGTCCAATCATGATGCTACGCCCACTGTGAGGGACTCTGGGATACAAACAATTGATGCCCACATGGACCCCTCTGATCTTGGAGTGGGAGAGATGGGTGGGGAGCCACTGGTCATCAAACGACCCCGAAAGAAGATGAAATGGATCCCAAGCTCGAATCCTCTTCCTCAGTCGTTTAAG GAACCTCTTACTCAAACACGTGTGGAAAATAACGGCAAGCCTGAAAAACCCAAACCAGTCAGACGAAAGGCACTGGCAGACAGCTTCACCGCACCACTTCTGGATACCAAGAGCACACAATATCCTGCAATAAAAA ATATGAGTGGGATGGAGAAAAAGCACACTCGCAACTTCTCTCTGGACGTCCACCCATACATGCTGACCATTCGTAAGCCCAAGGTGGAGGCCACAACCGCAGAGCCTCTTCCCTCAAAGCACAACATGGATACAGTGTACCTCGAAGGCACACACACTATCGTTCACGTGTCTGGTGCCGTTACAG AAACTAAGATTTGCTCTCCACAATCCACCAACACTGCCTTTTCTACGGTGACCCTGCCCACCACGGCTTACGTGAACGGTGTGAGCCCGAACCCTCCCTCTAGTGAGGACGCACTCAGTCCCAagtcctctcctcctcctcctattTCTCCAAGGGAGCCTCCCACCCAGACGGAAAACCCTGAGTGTCAGCCGCCACCTCTGACCAGAGCCGCTACACACCAGCTGCTGAGTTTACATCACACTCTCtttgaggaagaagaggatgaagaaaaCCGCAGGGACAGACTGGCAGAGAGACCCGGGGAGCTCATCGCTGCTGGGGAATGttaa